A DNA window from Phragmites australis chromosome 11, lpPhrAust1.1, whole genome shotgun sequence contains the following coding sequences:
- the LOC133885766 gene encoding uncharacterized protein LOC133885766 has translation MKREGWQHGTVRISRSKQLRIAADDDEEATVGAVVLGKAPAKPTNASKSTGKCRRPRCAGCHHHPVTKARDKAKGAHKLRDCDVALNHRLVSWRVIDGTAAGTGIPDYKGTSASSLLAYLAGGDSSWHEDDDDGEGGLSDLYDLIIGRHADAEAPADQDADLARATDIAVGHTDAIEEQGQDGDDDKEEEEDDMGFCMVGITITLEFSDGEEDWIVVEEI, from the coding sequence ATGAAGAGGGAAGGATGGCAGCACGGCACTGTCAGGATCAGCCGCAGCAAGCAGCTAAGGATCGCCGctgacgacgacgaggaggcgacGGTCGGCGCCGTGGTGCTGGGGAAGGCGCCGGCGAAGCCGACGAACGCGTCCAAGAGCACGGGCAAGTGCCGGCGGCCGCGGTGCGCGGGGTGCCACCACCACCCGGTGACCAAGGCCCGGGACAAGGCCAAGGGCGCGCACAAGCTGCGCGATTGCGACGTCGCGCTCAACCACCGCCTCGTGTCCTGGCGCGTCATCGACGGCACCGCGGCGGGCACGGGCATCCCGGACTACAAGGGCACCTCGGCGTCGTCCTTGCTGGCCTACCTGGCCGGCGGCGACAGCAGCTGGcacgaggacgacgacgatggcGAAGGCGGGCTGTCTGACCTGTACGACCTCATTATCGGCCGTCACGCCGACGCCGAAGCTCCGGCAGACCAAGACGCTGACCTGGCGCGTGCCACTGACATAGCAGTAGGACACACCGATGCAATTGAAGAGCAGGGGCAAGATGGCGATGATGacaaggaagaggaggaggacgacatgGGGTTCTGCATGGTGGGCATCACGATCACGCTGGAATTCTCCGATGGGGAGGAGGACTGGATCGTGGTGGAGGAGATCTGA